In Primulina huaijiensis isolate GDHJ02 chromosome 4, ASM1229523v2, whole genome shotgun sequence, a genomic segment contains:
- the LOC140975455 gene encoding autophagy-related protein 16-like, with protein sequence MSQEEIAVEAIKHALKALKKRHLHEEGAHSPAFNALSRPILSQGSEWKEKAENLELEIHQFYKAQSRLSEQLAIEVADSRTTKSLLQEKESLISDLQGEISQSRDECSRLADLLEEKTKALELLIDEHQDLKKQYEATTVRADNAQAENKKLIDRWMLEKMKDAERLNEANAIYEDMLGLKGISIQQIANQQVDGLVRRSEEGAEYYVQSTIPTICKQRIPAHEGGCASILFEYNSDKLFSGGQDKSIKIWDTSTGSLSRTLRGCLGSVLDVSITQDNKSVIAASSANNLYVWDISSGRIRHTLTGHVDKVCAVDVNRISNRNVVSAAYDRTIKVWDLQKGYCVNTLIFHSNCNTLCFGMDGRTICSGHVDGNLRLWDIQAGKLLSEVAAHSSAITSLSLSRNGNVILSSGRDNLHNLFDMRTLEICTTLRGNGNRVASNWSRSCISPDEGYVAAGSVDGSVHIWSVANAKIVSTLKELSSPILCCSWSNLGKTLAVSDRNGNICIWT encoded by the exons AT GTCGCAAGAAGAAATAGCagtggaagcaataaaacatgctTTGAAAGCGCTCAAGAAACGGCATTTACACGAAGAAGGGGCTCATTCTCCTGCTTTCAACGCTCTCTCTCGACCTATTCTTTCCCAG GGCTCAGAGTGGAAAGAGAAAGCTGAGAATCTCGAGTTGGAGATCCACCAGTTTTACAAAGCTCAATCTCGGCTCTCAGAACAACTTGCCATTGAAGTGGCTGACTCCAGAACTACAAAATCCTTACTGCAGGAGAAGGAATCCTTGATATCTGATTTGCAAGGTGAAATTAGTCAATCAAG GGATGAATGCTCTCGTTTAGCTGATCTGTTAGAAGAAAAGACAAAAGCTCTAGAACTGTTGATAGATGAGCACCAGGATCTTAAAAAACAATATGAAGCAACCACTGTAAGAGCTGACAATGCTCAGGCAGAAAACAAGAAATTGATTGACCGTTGGATGTTGGAGAAAATGAAAGATGCTGAACGCCTTAATGAG GCTAATGCCATTTATGAAGACATGCTGGGGCTTAAGGGTATTAGCATACAACAAATTGCCAATCAGCAAGTGGATGGTTTAGTTCGCCGCAGTGAAGAAGGCGCCGAATATTATGTTCAGTCAACCATTCCCACTATTTGCAAGCAAAGAATCCCAGCCCATGAAGGTGGATGTGCCTCAATATTATTCGAGTATAATTCCGATAAGTTGTTTAGTGGAGGGCAGGACAAATCTATTAAAATATGGGATACAAGTACAGGTTCTTTGAGTCGTACTCTTCGTGGTTGCCTTGGTTCCGTTCTTGATGTTTCAATCACCCAAGACAACAAATCTGTCATTGCGGCTAGCAGCGCAAATAATTTGTATGTATGGGACATAAGCTCTGGTCGAATAAGGCATACTCTCACTGGCCATGTAGACAAAGTTTGTGCTGTGGATGTGAACCGAATCTCTAACCGTAATGTTGTGAGTGCAGCTTATGATCGCACGATAAAAGTTTGGGATCTTCAGAAAGGCTACTGTGTCAATACCCTAATCTTTCACAGCAATTGCAATACTCTCTGCTTTGGCATGGATGGACGGACCATTTGTTCTGGTCATGTAGATGGAAATCTGCGCCTTTGGGATATTCAGGCCGGAAAACTTCTAAGTGAGGTTGCTGCACATTCTTCTGCAATTACATCTCTATCATTATCAAGAAATGGAAATGTTATCTTGTCTAGTGGAAGAGACAACTTGCATAACTTATTTGATATGCGTACTCTCGAAATCTGTACAACATTGAGAGGTAACGGGAATAGAGTAGCATCTAATTGGAGCAGATCATGTATCAGTCCTGATGAGGGCTATGTGGCTGCTGGATCTGTTGATGGGTCTGTACATATTTGGTCTGTAGCGAATGCGAAAATAGTTAGCACACTCAAGGAGCTTTCATCTCCCATATTATGCTGTTCATGGAGTAATCTCGGAAAAACTTTGGCTGTCTCCGACAGGAATGGTAACATATGCATATGGACTTAA